The window GAGCGGGCGGGCGGCCTTGAACAGGTCGTCGGTAAGCTTCTGCATGATCTGCTGATCGGGTTCGGGTGCTCCGCGCACCGGATCGATGAAGCAACGACGTCGCGCGGCGGGGCGTACGTCGCATGGCTCAACCTACCGTTCTGTCGGGATTCCCGCCTGTTCGTTACGACGTTCCGCCGGCGGAATCCCGGCAAGGCTGAAACTTTCCCCTCGCGCCACCCGACCTGCATGCTTCAGTTCCAGATCATCATACTGCAAACGACCCGACGAAGGTGGACCGACTGGCGTTCCGGCGCGCAGGCGACGGCAGAGTCGAGAGCGCCACCGTTTCCTTCAGCGGTCAGACGTTCGCGCTGCACCGGCTGGTGGCAGGTCCCTCAACGGACGAGCTGCGGGCATACACCGGTCGCTACTTCAGCGACGAGGCGGCGACGGTGTACATGGTCGAGCTGCGCGGCGACACGCTGGTCGCAACGCACCACAGAAACGGAGACGTTCGCCTGCGCGCCGTCGGCGACGACGCGTTCGCCGGGGTGGAGATCCCGCTGCATCTCCAGTTCGCGCGCGATGCGCGGGACACGGTCACGGGGCTGCACATGTCGATCGTGCGGACGCCGCGTGTGTGGTTCGAGCGGATCGACAGGTAGACATCAGGGGCGGGGCGCATCACCGGCCGGTGCGTCCCGCTGGTCCCGCTCGCCAAGGCCGAGCGCCGGACCCCACCGCAGCGCGTGCGGCGTCGCATCTCACGACATCCGCCCCAGCGCCATTGTCGCGCACCGCGCGCCCGTGCATCCGTGCGGGGTCGTCCCGCCGATCCGCCTGACCTGCTGCCCGGAGGACAAGTTGCGCGATATCCGCCATGCCTGGCGCGCGCTGTTGCGTGCACCCGGCTTCCTCATTGCGACCATGACGACCCTCGCCCTCGCGCTCGGCGCGGTGACGGGCATGTTCAACGTGGTGAAGACGGTGATCCTGGAGCCGCTTCCCTTCCCTGCGGCGAACCGGCTGGTCGCGATCCTGGGTACCGCACCGGGTTCCGACCTGCCGGAGGAGTTCGGGCCCGGCCTCGAATTCTATCTGCACTACGGCGAGCAGTCGCAGCTGCTCGAGGACGTGTTCGTCTTCGCGGCCGGCACGTCGACGCTGCGCACCGACGACCGCGTCGAGCGCATCCCCATGGCATGGCCGACCAACGAGATCTACACGACGCTCGGCATCCAGCCGCAGCTCGGGCGCCTGCCGGTGGCGGAGGATGGTGACGACGTCGTCGTCATCAGTGATCGACTCTGGAGCAGCTGGTTCGGGCGCGATCCCTCCGTGATCGGGAGATCGTACTTCGTCTCGGACGGGATGAAGCGCATCATCGGCGTGATGCCGCCCGAGTTCACGTTCCCATCGGACGAGACGCTGCTGTGGGTCGCTTCGGTCTTCGAGCTGGAGGACGTGCAGCCAGGTCAGTTCGGCCTGGGCATGATCGGCCGCATGAAGCCGGGCGTCACGCACGCCGGTCTCGCCGACGAGCTGACGAAGCTGTCACGGGAGCTGCCGGAACGATTTGGCGGCTCACCGAACTACGCCCGTGTCATGGAACAGCACCGCGCGATCGTGGAGCCGCTGCTCGATCGCGTCGTGGGCACGACTACGCGGACGTCGCTCTGGGTGCTCCTCGCCGGAGTCGGAATCGTGCTCGTCATCGCGTGCGTCAACGTCGCGAACCTGTTCATGGTGCGCGCGGAGACACGGCGCCGCGACATGGCCGTGCGTCGCGCGATCGGCGCCGGTCGCGGTGCGCTCGTGCGCCTGCAGCTTGCCGAGGCGTTCCTGGTCGCGCTGCCCGCTGGTGTGCTCGCGGTCCTGCTGAGCGCCGTGACGCTGCCACTGTTCGTTCGTGCGGCGCCGGACGGCATTCCACGGCTGAGCAGCGTGGGCCTGGACGGCACCACCATTGCCGCCGCGTTCGTGCTCGTGCTGGTTGCGGGGCTCGCGTGTGGGTTGGTGCCGGCCCTGCGCGCGTCCGCACCCGACCTGGTGCGGCTGCGGGAGGGGGGGCGCGGCTCCACCGGCCGCAGCCGACTGGGGCGCGACGTGCTGGTCGTCGGGCAGACCTCGCTGGCGCTCGTGCTGCTGATCGGCGCCGCACTGCTGCTGCAGAGCTTCGACCGGCTGCGCAGCGTGGACCCGGGCTACGAGATCGAGGACATCTACACCTTCCAGTTCGCACCGGACCAGGAGCACCTGGTCGACGGGCCCTCGTTCGGCGCCATGCACCTGGACTTCATGCAGCGGCTGCGCGGGCTGCCCGGCGTGACCGGCGTCGGCATCGTCAACAACCTGCCACTGGACGAAGGCACGGGCGGCACACGCTTCCTCAGCGACGACATGACGGACGAGAGCGGCGGCGCACTTCTCGATGTCAACTTCGCCGGAGGCGACTACTTCGAGGTGATGGGCATCGAGATGCTGTCGGGTCGCGCGTTCACGAGTGACGAGGCCGTGCGGCCGAACAACAGCGTGATCATCAGCCGCTCCGCTGCCGAGCGCTTCTGGCCGGGGCGCAACGCCGTCGGGCAGCGGCTGCGCTGGGTGCAGCCGGATGGACCTGTCGCGTTCCAGGTCGTCGGCGTGGTCGAGGACGTGAAGCAGAACGACTGGCGCGAGGAAGGCTCGGCACTGGTGTATGCGCCGCTGACCGGGCCGGCGCCCGACACCTGGGCAATGGGGTCGCCTGCCTACGTCGTGAAGTCGCCGCGTGCGGACCGGCTCACGCCCGAGGTCCGTGCACTCGTGCGCGAGGTCGCGCCGGAGGCGCCCGCGTACCGCGAGTACACCATGGAATTCCTGGCCGAGCGCTCGATGATCCAGCTCTCCTTCACGATGCTGACACTCGCCGTCGTCGCCGGACTGGCGCTGCTGCTCGGCGTCATCGGCCTCTACGGCGTGCTGTCCTACGTCGTCGCGCAGCGCACGCGCGAGATCGGCGTACGCATGGCGTTCGGTGCGACGACGGGTGCTGTGCGGCGCCTCGTGGTCTCGCAAGGCGCACGCGTCGTGCTGATCGGCGTCGTGCTGGGGACGGCGGCAGCCCTGGCATCGACACGCCTGCTCGACGCACTGCTGTTCGGCATCAGCGCTGTCGATCCGATCGTGTTCGTGCTGATGTCGCTGATGATGCTCGCGATCGGCATGCTGGCGAGCTACATGCCGGCACGGCGGGCGAGCGCGGTGAATCCGGTGGAGTCGCTGCGA is drawn from Longimicrobiales bacterium and contains these coding sequences:
- a CDS encoding ABC transporter permease; this translates as MRDIRHAWRALLRAPGFLIATMTTLALALGAVTGMFNVVKTVILEPLPFPAANRLVAILGTAPGSDLPEEFGPGLEFYLHYGEQSQLLEDVFVFAAGTSTLRTDDRVERIPMAWPTNEIYTTLGIQPQLGRLPVAEDGDDVVVISDRLWSSWFGRDPSVIGRSYFVSDGMKRIIGVMPPEFTFPSDETLLWVASVFELEDVQPGQFGLGMIGRMKPGVTHAGLADELTKLSRELPERFGGSPNYARVMEQHRAIVEPLLDRVVGTTTRTSLWVLLAGVGIVLVIACVNVANLFMVRAETRRRDMAVRRAIGAGRGALVRLQLAEAFLVALPAGVLAVLLSAVTLPLFVRAAPDGIPRLSSVGLDGTTIAAAFVLVLVAGLACGLVPALRASAPDLVRLREGGRGSTGRSRLGRDVLVVGQTSLALVLLIGAALLLQSFDRLRSVDPGYEIEDIYTFQFAPDQEHLVDGPSFGAMHLDFMQRLRGLPGVTGVGIVNNLPLDEGTGGTRFLSDDMTDESGGALLDVNFAGGDYFEVMGIEMLSGRAFTSDEAVRPNNSVIISRSAAERFWPGRNAVGQRLRWVQPDGPVAFQVVGVVEDVKQNDWREEGSALVYAPLTGPAPDTWAMGSPAYVVKSPRADRLTPEVRALVREVAPEAPAYREYTMEFLAERSMIQLSFTMLTLAVVAGLALLLGVIGLYGVLSYVVAQRTREIGVRMAFGATTGAVRRLVVSQGARVVLIGVVLGTAAALASTRLLDALLFGISAVDPIVFVLMSLMMLAIGMLASYMPARRASAVNPVESLRSD